The Zingiber officinale cultivar Zhangliang unplaced genomic scaffold, Zo_v1.1 ctg138, whole genome shotgun sequence genomic sequence taaacttatttttaaattaaatttgaacaaTATGGTCattaaatcttgaaaattttgacttttggaaaaatcttttgtaatttttttttaaatgttttaaacTTTTATCTAACTATTATATTTTCTTTCCCCAACTTTATTTTGATGTAAGTGGAGAATTTAGAGCTCAAGTCCAGGAAAAGAGATACATTTTTGGACttaacaaaataaattttaatttttttccgtcttgttaaattttatgttttatttttctctaacTATAATTCGGGTTGATACACATTAAAAAGGAGAAAATTATAAGTATCCCgagataattttgatgtgattaactgaattaagttaggtcttgtgtgtttttgatccttgtgtctaagtgtgcaggagctacagaacacaagaagtcgaatgGAAGACACAACTAGTGAGAAAGATAACACGGGAAAGGAGTCGATAGACTCAGTGTATCCGAGGGATAAGAtgccgcggaagagtataccgatgGATGAGAAGGGCGTAcgtgatgttcgagggacgagaagctgagaataaagcctgctcgaggagaagatcggagttgagttcggctgagctcaactccggttagtTGGAGCATCACCCACACGAAGAGATCTACTAAGGAGCTAATCTGTCTTATGAAAGACaccttccatggcttggaaggtGCTTTCGAAGAATAGTACGAAGGCAccttcctgttagagtgtatactaaaagcctagcttttggtataaacatttatctaggaataaagaatcacatttggtcaaattgtctacatttagttgtagttgttcaattaatttatactgtagataacatagtatgtggtgtcacatgcagaagatgatgttatcagtaccttataaattataaacagtagctcacgaccaaaatggaaaggaacaaaccattggaaggttgtagtgtaattaggaattagtttatcttgactatataattacactagtacacttagagtgtattgagtaggaccatttgaggtcgtttcttttatactgactttataaagaaacaaagacctcggttattatggaagtgtgtgctcttaatcctaatataataacaagcacatatatttgatatttatttctttaatttatcaatgggtgagatttagttcgatgaatcaataagcccgataaattgggaaattgtatcacttatagtgtgtgttgttgattatagaaggaaactgtgttctagagatactaggttgataatgtcctcaagaggagctcataaggattgttatgttaaaccctgcaggtggacttagttcgacatgacgataaagttgagtggtactactcttggactaagatattaattaaatgagttgtcagtaactcacttaattagtggacattcgatatcttaaacacagggagactaacacactcataataaggagcccaaaaatgtaatttgggattggtgcggtagttcaataatagttctctagtggaatgaattattattgataaaattaagttgtgtgttcggggcgaacacgggatgcttaattttatcgggagaccaaaaccaattcttcctctcggtccctatcgtagcctctagtatatagaaatttatacccaccttcttacccatccaacggggccgaccaagctagcttggaacccaagctagggccggccaagaccaagtggatgagccatgtaggtggccggccaaagcttgggtcccaagcttaggtggccggccactagaatattaaaaaggatttttattaaaattatttcttatgtggatatcatgattttaaaaattaaaaattttcttttatagttttctacaaaagattaagagaagagattaatctcttcccttatttgtagtttaaaaggatggttttaatttttagtaaaaactttccttatttgtaaatcatctacatgtttaaaagagagtttaaaatttgaaatctttccttatttgttgattaaaagaggattttaaattttaagaaaactttcctttttaaccatgttcatgatttaaaagaaagtttaaaaattaataattctcttttattagtttctaagaaaagatttgatatctttccttatttgtagattaaaatagattttaatttttagagataactttctttttatccacatgttaaaagaaagattttaatttattaaatttcctttttataaaccaatcatgaagggataaaattattggagaaattttataaattttcggaaacaaataaggatgttttaattggtgtttaaaattttatttgcttggaagtttattgttgtggtcggccattgaaatttgaaaagaaaaaaaattattttaattaaataaattttccttttcattggcaaaagaattaaggaagtttttattaaattttccttatttgccaagaccaaggattataaaagagggggtagaggagacttcaaggtgaacgactctattatttttctccctcttttcttccttgggtgtggccggccctttctttcctctcctctcctttgtgtggccgaaaccttctcatggtggagatagctttggtggccggatctaagaaggagaagaaggagagaaaagaagcctcttttctagcatcccttggagcatggtggtggtgaccgaatctcttcatcctaggagaagttttgatgaccgaaacttgtaaggaagaagaaggtgctaggtggttctcatctcggaagatcgttgcccacacaacgtccgaggttagaagaggaatacggtagaagatcaagaggtctttctaaaaggtataactagtaatttttctttccgcatcatactagttatttttggaaataataccaaatacaagaggcatacgattctagagtttcgaatttgttttcaatatagtgttcttttgtttttcttttccttgtgatttgattgttcttttcggttaacctaaagttattttaggaaattaaatattagctttccataaaaggttttgtctagtcggtggtggttgctcccatatccaagaaggtcatgtgcctcgctacgtcagtactgagaaccaattatgaaaattaatatttaatggaattaataacttaaggtgatttgggtcgaacgtgttaagttccgcaggagactcaagtcaaaacctaaaagaacgaatagattaagttttggatcaaacgtgttaagttccgcaggcgatccaaaatttaatttaaaagaacacatggtagctaggaaaaggttcagacctttgtacaaaatttttgtacagtggaacctctaggttttccgagtagcaaccaacacttccaacccatagaaggtgccttctagTGACTGTTAGTGAAGATACAGTTTTATCTTCAACGGATAAAACTTATCTGATGGATGACACGTTGGATCATCTTATAGGCGTTTTCCAACCTCGGATAGAGTTTTCCagaggttataaaaagacccataAAGTTAGGAAATAATGTACTACTTGAACTACAACTCTTGTAACACTTTTCTATTATTCTCTTGAGCTTTTTTAAcgactgtaagagacttctctggcTGCAACGAAAGAAATTTTCTAGTGCTTTTCACTGCCTTtaattaacaaccacttaggttgtaaccaagtaaaactttggcctcttaatatttcttttaagttgtttagttCTGTTTTGCTGCTATTTTAATTGTGCCACTAATCAAATTCAAAACTCGAAAAatggttaattttattttgtaggcaattcatcccctcttaccacccttgttgcaccaacaaatagtCCTActaaggtggaggtcaaagtcaaccGAAAGTCACTCTTTGGCTCCATACTAATTCCAAATCGTACCTGACTCTAAGCGGCCTCCAACACCAGACTATTGCTGACTCCATGCGGTCTTCAACTCTAAGCCATCCCCGATTCCATGTGGTCTTCAACTCCAAACCACCCCGACTCCCGATTCAATGTGCTCTCCGACTCCATACTGCCCCCGATTCCGAACTCCATGTGGTCTCTAACTGTGTATCGACTCCAATTTCGTGTGATATCTGACTCCACACGCCCCCGACTCTAGGTTTCCCATATCTGAACCAGTATGCCCAACTTATGATAGACAATGCATTGAGTCGTTGCTCACCGAAGATATAGGAACGCAGAAGTTTCCGGAAGAAGTGGGCAATGTACCCacttattttagaaaaatatgcGTAATGTAAGGATGAATCTCAAAACATATGGAGAACGTGAGAGCACATCTACAACTCTATAAAGAGTCGCATGCCTTTGCGGGCATAGGGGGTAACGATCAATTCACATTCTCCTCATCTACAGTtcattttctctatttttattatcGGAAATTTACTTGAGCATCAGAGTGGCCGAGCCGGGACACCCTCGATCATCATTCTAgctatttctttccttatttcttCTTTTCAAGCTTTAGCGGGCGTCTCCACTGTAAGTACCtaggggtagttttgatgtggttaaccaagttcagttaggtcatgtgtgtatttgatccttgtgtttaagtgtgcaggaccttaggaacataagaagtcgagttgAAGACGCAACTAACGAAAAGGATAGCACGGGAAGAGAGTTAATGTGCTCGGTGCATTCGAAGGACGAGGTGTTATGGAAGAATGCACTGACAGATGAGAAGAAAACGTGCGGaggtctgagggatgagaaggcAGGAAGGAAcactgcttgaggagaagaccTGAGTTGGATTTAGGTGAATTCAATTTCGGACGGTCAGAGcgtcacccaagcgagcagagtgaAACATGATTAACAAGGGAAGTTAATCATTTTTTCAGATGAATAATACTAAAGGTGTCTTTaaaggcttggaaggcgccttcgcgaataataataataataataataataattattattattattattaaaaatattgtaCTCATGCAAAttgttataaattttaaatttgaatattggtatagttaaatatatattttgggATAAATTAATTGAAACAATGTTTTAGGTTTGTAATTTATGTAAATATGTAATCGATCAAAAGAAGTTTAATACTTAACAAGCTCCGCTatcttaaaataattatttttcccGTATTCTTGGTATTATTAAATCAATATAAAATACAATATAGGTAAAATAGTTAAAAAATTGAACATCTAATAATCGAAGGAACAACTTATAATCCTCATCAAAATATACATGGTAGTTGTCCCAACTTTTTGTCattaaacaataaattaaataataaggattTTATTTCATCATTCAGCTCTATGCAACAAAAATCATTCACAATTGAAACTTCTTTGTGCATTGGAAATGATTTTGACTCTTTTTGAGATACTCTATATTTTACTATCAACTTTACTCCATTGTTGAATATAAAATTCCCTTTTCAAGGTTTAGTGTTCACTTAATCATTGTTGAAATAGCAAGATAAACGATGATTGACAATCAAGTAGAATCAGCGATCGAGCATCTAGAGACTAGAAAGGGTACTACAatgttacaaaaaaagaaatttCACTTTCCTTGTTTATTTTTCTGTCCTTCTGGGACGCGGCAAAAAGTAATAACGTTTTCTTAGACCGTAcacagaggagataaatcacaaACGATTACTAATCTTTAGAATAATGACTAAGATTCAAACTCCAAATCTCATGATGACAACATtttatgtgctagccactagatcaTCCCGAATAAACTATAGAAACTCCACTCAAGAGTCATAAGCTTCTATCTCCGTTGAAAATTGATTCCAGATTTATCTATAACCAACTGTTCCGATTAATGAGGTTAATCTTTAAAGCAGAGTAAAATTATTATCATGTGATCAAAAGATCACTGATTCAAATCCTATAAATAACCTCttgtaaaaaaatagaataaggtTTTATAATCTTTCCCTAAGACCCTAATACTCCATAGGTTATCTgagttggtatgtggtgggatgGTTGCCACATGAGGTTACGGGGTCGAAATTCAGGGTAGTTGGGGCGTAAATCCCCGGTCGAGAGCGCTGGGATGAACGATTTCACCTTTTTGCCCCATGTATAGTGAGAACTTGTTGTACCgaattaactttttttttgtcCAGCAGCAGATTAGTTCATTATTTTCTTGATGGATGCACGGGCAGAATCGATAGCATCCGAACCCGTTAAGTTTGACAATCCGAAACCCTACAACCGCACCGGCCCGGCGTGGCGGTTTAAATCTTCCCCCTCCGCTCTGATGTTTCGAGGACCTTCACCTCGGCGAATGCGGAGGGACCAGATCGCGTGCGGTGGTCGCCAGAATGCCTAGGGCTTCTTCGCTGCTCTACCTCGTCGCCATCAGCGTCTCTCCCTCTCGCTGTCACGAAGCCGTGTGACCGACTGCAGAAACCCTAGGCTCTCCGACTGTTCAGTGCTTTCCAGATAGGATGATCCTCCGGACCCCAGTCCCGAAGAAGAGAAGGCCTGAATCGGTCGTAGAAGACCTTCATAGCCCTGTATCTGACCGCCGCCTTGTGCGCTACGAGGAACCTGGGCCAATAACAGCCGTCGAACCCTCCGATGAGATGGTCTGCACCTACCACTGCCGCCAGATGGTGAGCTCTCttgtcatcttttttttttttgcactctGGATTAGGTTTCCCGTCATCTTTCAGTCCAACCGGATCTAGAAGTTCTGGCACGGAATAGGAGATGAAGAGAGGATAAGTGGTCGATTGCGTCAATGTTTCTTTGAAAAAATTGTGTGAATTCTGTTTGTTTTTTTGTTAGGATGGAAAGCAATGTAGCTGGAATAGATCAGCATATGTTCTTAGCTATATATGATATTGGATTAATGTCCTCACATAGCATGTTAAAAATCATACTGGATATCAGTTGTGTTTCTGGTATTGAAATGCTGTGGTTGGATGGAcattgatttattttcttttaattaacagGTTAAGTCAGAGTTCATGGCTGCTTTAAATAATGCTGAGAAGCAAGTAGCTGAGTATCAAGCCAAATTGGAGTTGATGAACAACGAGTTGACTCAAAGTGGTGCTGTTCCTAACTCCCCATACatattatgatttttttcttcttctttgattCTACATTGAACGACAAATGTTATTTTACTTGAACATAGATTTTTGCTAGTTCCCTTTGTAGGGCAACTGATTAGGCCTCTACTGCATGCTAAGATATCTTTAAGTTGACTTCTATCTTCCTTTGATATCTGCAAGACATGTCCAGTTGTTGTGTGTGTTTAtgtaataaatcaatatacatcACAGTGCAACTCCATTTTATTAGCTGATGTATAATGCTTCCTATCATTACTCTGGTATACATTTCCTGAAAATGAGTGACTTCGTACTTGTTACAGAAGATGAGAGGACCAAATTCCGAGATAGTATTTTATCATTGGAACAAAAACTTGAGGCGTCAAAGGGGCGTGAACAAGCTTTGCAGGAGAGATTGTTGAAAGAAGTGGATGAATTCATGGAACGATATAAGGAACAAGTAAAACAATGCAGTGAACTTGAGGTATGTTGCTACACTACTATAATATCACTCTTTCCCTTTCTCATGAACCTAATTTATTTGTTGACTTTGAGGtttatatttcaatatttcaTTCAGTTTTAGCTTCCTCATATCTGTATTTTACCATTATAATTATTACAATTATCTATATTGCTGGTCATTAGTAAATatagagaaaataataaaaaaattgcaTATACTTCTATTAACTTTGATAAAAATTATGATagaattcatagaaaattatcaTGGTGAGATTTAGAGAAGtaagaaatatttagtaactATTGTTAATATGATTTAATGCGGTTGCTATGTTAAAGCTTAATGGTAGcaggaaatataattttttaaaaggatctgATTACATGAGAGGAATTGGTAGGGGAAGATAGGGGTATACAATCAGCCTAGCCATGGGTGGCCTTGCCAGCCACGACATTGCTTGTGTCCAGCACAACCCATTTGATGTTGACTTGGGTTGTGCTGTGCTTGACCCAAAATACTCAATGGGTTTGGGACGGGTGTCAGGATTGCGTCCAGTGGGCTAAACCCGGGCCCAAATTGGGTTGTGGTTGGCATGACACAAGACTTTTCTAGACATGGGTTGTTGGCCAAGTTcagtctgatttttttttttgtataaaataataataatactataaatattaaatattttaaatagtgtttaatattttttaaaataatattatttaattttaaaaatttattatgtttttatactttttgaaaaaatagtaattttactattctttttttaaatttttttttagattattattatttaagaATTATCAAGCTTGTGGGATCAGGTTGACACGAGCATAGTTCACTTGGGTTGGGCTCATGTTGGGTGGGTAGCCTTTTTTGAGTCATGTTTGGTCCACATGGGAAAAAAATGGGGTAAAAATCATTGACACCAGTAGGGGAGGAAGGACGAGGTCTAATTTTGAAAAGCTCTCCCTTATTTACTCTTGTGGAAACTTAGTGGAGATGAGTTGAACCTTTTTTCTTACGATTGTTTTTTCCCAAAAAATTTGTCCACCAAAAATCAGGTTGACAAATCATTGTAGCAGCAAGAGCGATGAAAAATTACGTATATGCCTATTGTGGTCTTCATGCTTGGGAAGCTCGGCACTAACAAATCATAGGAAATTTTATAATTCAGAATAAAAAAGTCCCAATATTTGAGATTGTAATTCAGAAACTATTGATTAATGTCTGTTTTGAAGGAAAAAGATGAGAGACTAGTTCTTCTGCTATCATGGAGAGCATTCATAGATTtcatcctttttcctttttttcgaTTTTCTCCTATTGACTTTTTACAAAACATAGCTCATTTCATCTTTATGAAATCTCCTACTGATATCAAAATTCTTCTGCTTTGATCTTCTCTACATCTAAAGTTATGTTGTATAAAAAAGAAAGTCTATAATCTTTCTTATCATTTTTTTCGTTATTTTCTCCATTCATATTGGTATTATCAATGTAGAAATGAATGATGATGGTGGTTTCAGGTGCAACTCAGTAAAGAAGTTGATTCTCGTAAGAAAGCTGAATTATCATTTACATCAGCAAAAGAGAGAGCAACAGATTTAGAAGGGAGGCTTCAGAGATTATCTGACAGTGctgagagggagaaaaatattaTCAAGGAAGAACGTCAACATCTGCAAGATGACTCTAAGCTCTCTGCCCGTAAAATGACTGCTGATGTGTGTTTTGTGCTGTGCTTTCATACCAACTTCCCCCAAGATGATctgattttgttttttatttcttttagctTGAGCGCATGACTCTCAGGGCAGAAATTTCAGAAAGAGAATCAGAGTTGCTAAAGAAGCAGTTGAATGGTTTGAGGAAACAGCTAGATGAGGTAACCACTGTTTTTACAGTACTTTCATGTGATTACCACTGATTACTGTTTGTCATGTGCTGTTATTTAGCTGTTTTTTTGGTTTTCGTTTCTGTCAATTGTGAACCCCTATTTGACAACTTTATTCCAACAAGATTGAAGCAGATAGTTGACATAACTTTTGTCTATATTTGTGTTTGAGATTTTTCTTTCTTAGCTGTCTTATCCATATAAATAGTTTTAGTTTGATCGTTTTGGTCAACAATTTTGTAAATAGATATTATTTTGACCTTCTTGTCAGTGTCTTTGTGAGAAGAATGCGCTGGAGCAAAAGCTTGCAACATATCCCATTCCATTGCAGGAAAGTACTTCGTCAGAAGATAAGaatttggtcaaatatttacaagAGCAGATCCGAGGCTATGTGAGTGATATACATTCATTATGATATAAGCTAATGAAGCTTCTTTTGTATTGCTTGATTCATCAATATTTTCCCCTTTAAGGTGTTACCTAGTTCCAAAGTGCCTCGACTTGTTTTACTAGAATTGAGGATTCATTTTCTTCAAATTACTTTTCCTTTGTATATcttattacttctattttcttaatctttaccTTTGTAAATCTTTCTTCTGTTTTATTGTGCAGCAATAATACTTTACCCCCTTTTTGTCAGGAGGCAGAGGTACAAGAAGCTAGGAAATTTAAAGCATTTCACACTAATAGTGAGTTATTGAAGGAAAAACTAATAGAGGAAAAAGGGCGAAGGGAAAAAGTGGAAGTTGAGTTATCTAAATTGCAGGATGTGCAACTTTCTGCTCAAAAGCTGGAGCTTGAGCTTGTCTCTTGGAAATCCTTGCTTGAAGAGCTGCCGGATGTCTCATCTCTCAGCGATATACCCAAAAAATTTGCAGCACTGCAGAAGTATGTACTGATCCTTCAAGATAATCTCAAGTTCATCATATTGTGGAGACTATTTGTGGTTTCTCTTTATGAAACTCTTTGTCCATCCTCACCATTTTGGTTTCATTGTGTTGTCTTTTTCTTACATATTGGTGAATTTAAGTAGTTGCATGTTGACTTGTCTGCCATTGTATTTGAATACTATCTTTTATATTCTTTAGGGAAGCAATTCAAAATATGATGGAGGTTAGTGAGTTAAAAGCACAGTTGAAACAGTTAGAGGTTGCTCTAGAGTTGGGAGAGAATAAAAGACAACACTATGAAAAGGAATCTTGCTTGGAAAAACAAAGAGCTAATAATGCTGCTTTGGAGGCTAAAAGGCTACAGATGATGGTAGTCTACCTATGTTTACCTCAAGGCTTAGTTTTCCTTGCTGTAATTTGTTTCTTTATTTGGCAATTTACTTATGTTTGCTCTAAAAGACCTGTTTGATTACTTCTTTTGGTAGTGGTCATAGTGGATAtgcattttagtttctaaactgttggTTAGTATCATGCATTGGTGCTTGGATTAGATACATTGGAATTGTTAATTTGACTGTGttcaagattccttacttagacAATGTTGTGGGGGGACTTATATAGCCTGTTTTCTGAGAACTTATCTTTTTTGAAAGACTTcaaagagatttgacctcagggATGTGTAGGATTGCGAAGTAGCTAGGTTCCAATTTCTTTCCATCATTAGCAAATCAAAGTCCAATAACCTTTCTCTGCAGTTTACTGGTCAGAAACTAGCCGTCCACAATTTCTTTACATATGTTGCAAATCAAGGTCAATAAGCTGTCTCCAGTTTGCTGGTGAGAAATTGATCATCCATTACACTGTCATAGAAAAAGATGTGGCTCCATTGATATACATTCTGCTCCATTATTCACCTTCAACGTCTTTGTTTGATTGAATCCCCATTTTTATCTTTTAAGCAAAGCTTCTTCTGCCATATTTTCCTTGCTTTCTGTTATACATAGCTTTTGGATGGTCTATGCTTTGGAGTTTAATAAATGTTAAAGTTACAAAGTGGACCAGTATCGTTCGTTCTCCATATGTTGGTCATGTGTTTAAGTTGTCAAAAGTAAGTTGAAGACTCTTTATGGAGCTTgccggttttgattttttttgcaCATTATGCTGATCAGCTAATTACCTAAGAAACTCTTTTCCTACATTTATTCACTTCCTACCTTGCACATAAAATGTTGTTATGGAATAATCACATTTGCTTTGTTTATTGACTTTTAAGTTTCATCTGGTTCTGATTTCAAACTTGGAATCCAGCCAATCTAATCCTTAACAACATGTCAGACTCAATCTACATGTGCTACCTGCAAGGTATATCTACAGGCTTCAGAATGCTTTTTTGCTAGAAAGGAACACACAATAATGGATAATTAGGTGCAGCCTCCATACCAAGCTGGGCAGTTGACCAGAATTTGTTTTCAAATAGTTCACATGGCTGTATGTGAAGTTACATTCTTGTGAAACTCCATTTTTAGTTATCTAAGTGTTAATTTATTTCTTTGCTGCTCTCATGGGTaaagttgtatcatattcttgtcattttCTTTGGTACCTGACATGCCTCTTGGTTTCcatctgttttttttttgctctctctctctctctcctttattttattttttcctttcaaGGGAAAGAGTTTCATAATCTTAGTAGTTATATGATCATTTCTTATTAACAGCTCTCTTCTGTTACGGAAGAAAGAGACAGGCTGAAGAAAGAAGCTGCTATGCTTAGTAAACTGAAAAATTCACATGAAAGTGGACCACCGAATGAAACTTTAGTCAAGGTTAGGAGTAACTTTGTTGTTCCCAATTCTATGTTTACTCCCTTTCTTTTTCCTTGCTAAGTGAACTGAATCTTGTAATCTTCACTTATTTCTTTATTTGAGATACTAGGATTTGGAGTCATCTCTTGCTGATCGAGAAAACACAATCAAAGAACTGCAAACTAATTTGCATGAACAACAAGGAGTTGTTAATCATCTACATGATGAACTCAAGATATTGAGTGAACAGCTAAGTAGCGAGGCAAGAAGAGTAAAGTCGTTGGAGCGAGAGGGTGATCGCTTACGTGCTGAGATCTCTCTTCTGGAATCAA encodes the following:
- the LOC122036333 gene encoding mitotic spindle checkpoint protein MAD1-like, which translates into the protein MILRTPVPKKRRPESVVEDLHSPVSDRRLVRYEEPGPITAVEPSDEMVCTYHCRQMVKSEFMAALNNAEKQVAEYQAKLELMNNELTQSEDERTKFRDSILSLEQKLEASKGREQALQERLLKEVDEFMERYKEQVKQCSELEVQLSKEVDSRKKAELSFTSAKERATDLEGRLQRLSDSAEREKNIIKEERQHLQDDSKLSARKMTADLERMTLRAEISERESELLKKQLNGLRKQLDECLCEKNALEQKLATYPIPLQESTSSEDKNLVKYLQEQIRGYEAEVQEARKFKAFHTNSELLKEKLIEEKGRREKVEVELSKLQDVQLSAQKLELELVSWKSLLEELPDVSSLSDIPKKFAALQKEAIQNMMEVSELKAQLKQLEVALELGENKRQHYEKESCLEKQRANNAALEAKRLQMMLSSVTEERDRLKKEAAMLSKLKNSHESGPPNETLVKDLESSLADRENTIKELQTNLHEQQGVVNHLHDELKILSEQLSSEARRVKSLEREGDRLRAEISLLESKLGHGDYSAANTKVLRMVNTLAVDNETKHTIDSLREELKKTQSKLQAIEELKGQSDAANIIDDGIPEKLAQLKSQIATLEKREERYKAVFAEKISIFRRACCLLFGYKIVMDDQQRADGIHVTRFILQSIYAQSDDEKLEFEYESGNTNILANDYSSQPEVAQQIEIFIKKMNSVPAFTANLTIESFNKRTLS